From Aquarana catesbeiana isolate 2022-GZ linkage group LG05, ASM4218655v1, whole genome shotgun sequence:
atctatccaatcaagagctgggaccatGGGCAGAGAAACAAcgtgtccccgtgggtcaagttctagggctcaggtaagtaaaacaggggggggggggcggtcactgtcaggtgttttttcaccttaatgcataggatgcattaaggtgagaaaacctTTTCAACCCTTTTATTCAGATAATGACTCATCTTAAGGATTAGGGTTATGTACTTACGTTAGATAGTGTACTAcagagaaaatatataatattttttttttttttttttaggccccttttccATGGGGTCCTCCACTTAACAGATTCCTCTTActcagcgggggaggggggggggtgtctctccgctgagcaggcagatgacaggtccatgtccgctatGCTGAGCGGGCACAGACGCAGCCCACTCTCTTCTATAGGGCTATCAGATGGGAACGAACCATCTGTCTGTTtgcatccgatccgccagatggatggggaataaGACCAccactccatagaagagactggagggtctcaTCAGGTCTGCCTTTCAGTTttccaggcggacctgatcagaaagcccatgtgaaaggggccttaggcccatTTGACACATGCAGACCgttcatttaaaaaattttttttttttttttttacatccaccacCAATGCGAAAAGGTACCATGTGTCTGTTTTTCTTCCCCCAAAAATAGGGttttgatcccttttttttttttttaaaacgtatgTTCacagatgtaaactgatgtaaatggctGATTTttcgtttacatcagtttttccatagagatggattgatgtccgtttttcatctgtcaacggatggatgaaaaacagacaaatggttcacatgtgtgaaaggggccttatgctaaACTGCAAGGTTAGCTAGCTTGCCAggcagactagtcacatgacaatCCCAGACACGAccaactttttgaagacccctcgtatataTGGTTCAGTATCCAAAATACACACTGCTCTAATGCTCTCTGTCATGCTTGTGATGTAACTTGTCACACTACTTTCCCTGATGGAGTTATGTGACCTATGATGATACGCATAGGGTGAAGTCAGGTGACATCACAAGCACTGATCGCGATGTCCCTTGGACCACAGCTcctcacagattgaggtaaagggacaatcacagcagCCTTCACAATGTGATTGCTGTGTTCAATTACAGCTAATCAGAAAATGTAAACAGTGACTGGTATTTGCTGTTACCGGTTCTCCTTCCTCATTCACAGACTGTGTGAGAGGAGCGAGAGAGACCTGTACCAGGATCTGTGAATTTAGCAATTACTGTTATGTACTGTGATCTTTACACTGTTACACACATAGAGCCACCTGTTATTACTTTGATTTCAGCCAGTGTACCTGTCATACCAGTGCAGTCGTCATCAGTGCCGTGATCATCCAGtgtgtccctgattgcagccacaCCTGTCCCGGTGTCACCAGAGCCAGCGTACACCATGTCCAAACAAATGTACACCAGCGAGGAGGCCTTCCAGGTTCTGACATTGAcagatgagagcagcggggagctttCATCATCGGATTCGGATTCTGAGTACGAACCCGTGGAGAGCAGTGGGTCAGTAACCGATTCGGAGGAGGAAAGCATTTCCCCAAAAAGGATGAGGAGTTCTGAAGAGGAAGCAAGCGCCAGCACCGTTCATCATCCTACTGAAGAGGCGAGCAGCACAGTACCCCTGGATGAAAGGGGCCATACAAGTCTCCCAGAGGCACTTGCGAATCCACTATGGCTTCCCTGCGATTCGGGATCAGCTagtatccccccttttaccgcacAGCCAGGCATTCAGGCCAACACCGAAAACTCTACaccaattgatttttttcatttatttttcacagaCCATTTATTCCATTTAATTGTGGACCAGAGCAATCTTTTTGCCCAGCAATACATCGCGAATAACCCAAATGCAAATTTCGCCCCTCCGTTTGAATGGACTCCTGTCACAgtggaagaattaaaaaaatttttgggcCTCACTCTTAACATGGGACTTACACAAATAAATGAAGTGCAAGCTTACTGGTCCACAAATCCTATTTATCACATGCCGCTGTATTCATCTGTGATGTCAAGGACACGCTATGAAATGATCATGCGGTTCCTCCATTTTAGTGACAATTCACTGTGCCCTCCCAGAAATCACCCTGAATATGATAAACTTTTCAAAATTCGCCcgcttattaattttttttcccagaaatttgctcagttgtatATCCCTGAGAAGCATatttgcattgatgagtccctcatCCTCTTTACCGGCAGGCTGGGACTCAAATGGCACACTCGCAATAAAAAGGACAGATCTGGGGTGAAGCTATACAAACTCTGTGAGAGGGCCTCAGGGTATACGTATGCCTTCCGTGTTTATGAAGGGAAAGATAGTCAGCTGGAGCCCCCCGACTGCCCATCTTATATGGGGAACAGTGGAAAAATAGTTTTGGACCTTGCATTGCCACTTTTCCAAAAGGGGTACCACCTCTACGTGAATGAATATtacacaagcctgccccttttccaCCACCTTTACCACCAGAAAACTTTAGCTTGCGGTATAGTGCGAAGAAGTCATAAGGGTTTCCCACAAAGGCTGGtgaccacaaggctacaaaggggggagTCAATGAGTTTGAGGAATGATGACgttttggccctgaaatggaggaATAAGCGTGATGTGTATGTCCTGTCCTCCATCCATAACAACATCTCAGTGGAAACCCACGGAAGGCACGGTCCAGTCCAAATA
This genomic window contains:
- the RPP38 gene encoding ribonuclease P protein subunit p38 isoform X1 — encoded protein: MSKQMYTSEEAFQVLTLTDESSGELSSSDSDSEYEPVESSGSVTDSEEESISPKRMRSSEEEASASTVHHPTEEASSTVPLDERGHTSLPEALANPLWLPCDSGSASIPPFTAQPGIQANTENSTPIDFFHLFFTDHLFHLIVDQSNLFAQQYIANNPNANFAPPFEWTPVTVEELKKFLGLTLNMGLTQINEVQAYWSTNPIYHMPLYSSVMSRTRYEMIMRFLHFSDNSLCPPRNHPEYDKLFKIRPLINFFSQKFAQLYIPEKHICIDESLILFTGRLGLKWHTRNKKDRSGVKLYKLCERASGYTYAFRVYEGKDSQLEPPDCPSYMGNSGKIVLDLALPLFQKGYHLYVNEYYTSLPLFHHLYHQKTLACGIVRRSHKGFPQRLVTTRLQRGESMSLRNDDVLALKWRNKRDVYVLSSIHNNISVETHGRHGPVQIPECIHDYNRFMGGVDFNDQKLQPFLATKMSRHWYKKVSIYLFQLAIYNSYVLYHKSVERPASFLEFQEDIVRALIYQEGPPPDIIRTDAVSRLYERHFPENIPPTETGRKRQKKCKVCSENGVSCDTPFHCPQCPSQPGLCIGSCFQRYHTLLTY